GGGCATGCCGCACGCGCACCTGATCCTCACGGCGCTCGCCGCGAAGACACTGCCTGGACGGCCCGTCAAGTACGCCATGACCCGCCAGCAGATGTTCGACACCACCGGCTACCGGCCCGAAAGTCACCAGCGGGTGCGTCTCGCGGCCAGTGCGGACGGGCGACTCACCGCGCTGACCCACGACGCGGTCGCGCCCACCGCCCGCTGGAAGGAATTCGTCGAGCAGACCGCCACCGCGTCCCGCATCATGTACGCCGCGCCCAATCGGCGCACGACCCACCGCGCCGTCCCGCTGGACATCCCGGCGAGCATGTTCATGCGCGCCCCGGGGGAATTCACGGGCATGTTCGCGCTGGAAACCGCCATGGACGAACTCGCCGTCACGCTGGACCTCGACCCCATCGAGCTGCGCCGGCGCAACGAACCCGCGCGGGATCCCGAGACGGGCCGCCCGTGGAGCGGCCGTCACCTGACGCAGTGCCTGACCGAGGGCGCCCGGCTGTTCGGCTGGGACCAGCGCCCGCCGACCGCCACCCGGCGCCGCGGCGAGTGGCACTACGGGATGGGCGTCGCGGCGTCCACCTACCCGGACCAGCACCTGCTCTCCACCTGGGCAGCCGTGCACTACCGGCAGGGGCGTTACCACGTGCAGCTGCAGGCCAGCGACATCGGCACCGGCGCCTGGACGATCCTCGCGCAGATCGCCGCGGACGCGCTGCAGGTCGGCGTGGACCGCATCCACCTCGAGATCGGCCGCAGTGACCTGCCTCTCGCCATGGGCGCCGGCGGCAGCATGGGCACCTACACCTGGGGCAGTTCCATCATGGCCGCCGCGGCGCAGTTCACCCACAAGTACGGCCCGACCCCGCCGGACGGGGCGCGCGTGCAGGCCCGTGGTCTGCGCCCCAGGGACTTCCGGAAGTACAGCCGGCACGCGTTCGGCGCGCACTTCGCGGAAGTCAGGGTCAGCCGCGTGACGGGCGAGGTCCGCGTGACCCGCCTGCTGGGCGTGTACGACCCGGGCCGCATCATCAACCCCCGCACCGCCAACTCGCAGTTCATCGGCGGGATGACCATGGGCCTCTCCGCGGCGCTGCACGAGGAGAGCTACCTCGACCCCCGCTACGGGCACGTCGTGAACCGCGACCTGGCGGGCTACCA
This is a stretch of genomic DNA from Deinococcus grandis. It encodes these proteins:
- a CDS encoding xanthine dehydrogenase family protein molybdopterin-binding subunit, whose protein sequence is MNAERHIGQDRVRIDGPLKVTGTAPYAYEQPTDAPLHLYPLTSSVPRGRVRSIDARAAEALPGVQLVLTYENAPKLLVKADPELYILQSPDVLYWGQFIGAVVADTPEIARHAASLVTVTYDEAPFDAHFRPDHPQAYRPRRVNAFKKTDTHEGDVEAALAHAPVTVDQAYTTPTEHHNPIEPHPVTAIWHAEHPLNVTARRLTLYDANQGPVFHLMVLAPMLGLLPAQMIIHTPYVGGSFGTKGMPHAHLILTALAAKTLPGRPVKYAMTRQQMFDTTGYRPESHQRVRLAASADGRLTALTHDAVAPTARWKEFVEQTATASRIMYAAPNRRTTHRAVPLDIPASMFMRAPGEFTGMFALETAMDELAVTLDLDPIELRRRNEPARDPETGRPWSGRHLTQCLTEGARLFGWDQRPPTATRRRGEWHYGMGVAASTYPDQHLLSTWAAVHYRQGRYHVQLQASDIGTGAWTILAQIAADALQVGVDRIHLEIGRSDLPLAMGAGGSMGTYTWGSSIMAAAAQFTHKYGPTPPDGARVQARGLRPRDFRKYSRHAFGAHFAEVRVSRVTGEVRVTRLLGVYDPGRIINPRTANSQFIGGMTMGLSAALHEESYLDPRYGHVVNRDLAGYHIAAHADVPDIQARWIEHPDYAFGPTGAKGIGEIGIVGVPAAIGNAIYNATGKRLRALPFTPDRLLTADADPVGRTP